The following is a genomic window from Micromonospora cathayae.
CGCAGCCGGGGCTCCCGCCGCAGCAGACCGGCCACGGCGAGCAGCTCGTCCGCGGTGGCGGCCACGGCGGCCGGCTGCGCGCCGCGCGCGTACGTCGTCAGCCGCTCGTTCGCGGCCTGGTACGACTCCCGGCTGGCGGCCTGCATCAACGGGCTCCCGTGCTCTCGAGGTCGTTGAGGAACCGGTCGACGGTGCCCTTGCGGCGGGCCTCGTCGGCCAGCGACTCCCCGACGATCTTGCTGGCCAGGTCGACCGCGATGGTGCCGACCTCGGTCCGCAGCTCACGCACGATGGTGGCCCGCTCGGCGGCGAGCTGCTCCTTGCCCGCCGCGATGATCCGGTCGGACTCCTCCCGCGCCTTGGCGAGGATGTCCTGGCGGATGCCCTCCGCGTCGGCCCGGGCGTCGTCCCGGATCTTGGCGGCGTCGGTGCGCGCCTCGGCGAGCTGCGCACGGTACTGCTCGAGCAGCTGGTTCGCCTCGGCCTGCGCGGCCTCGGCACGCTTGATGCCACCCTCGATCGCGTCGACCCGGGCCTGGAACGTCTGCTCCATGCGCGGGAAGACGAACTTCATCAACACGAAGCAGAGCACGGCGAAGGCGACCGTACCGACGACCAGCTCCTGCCAGAGCGGGACGATCGGGTTGTGGGTCGACTCACCACCCTCGGCGGCGAGCAGGTGGTACATGGGATACCTCCCGGTCGAGGGGCCGATTTAGAGCTGGCCGGCCCAGATGAAGCCGAAGGCGATGCCCAGCAGCGCGAGGGCCTCGATGACCGCGAAGCCGATCCAGACGTAGGGCAGGGTCATCCGGGACGACTCCGGCTGGCGGGCGGTCGACTGGATGTAGGCGGCGAAGACCAGGCCGACGCCGATACCCGGGCCGATGGCGGCGAGGCCGTAGCCGATGGCGGCGGTGCTGCCCACTACTTCGGCGAGGTACATGAGTGGTTCCTCCTGGTTATCACGCGTGACGGTCACGCGGGACGACAACGGGTGTTACAGGTGGATCAGTGCTCGTTTCCAGAGCACCGGCCCGGTGGATCAGTGCTCGTTCTCCGAGCGCCGACCCGGTGGATCAGTGCTCGTTCCCCGAGCACCGACCCGGTGGATCAGTGCTCGTCGGCGAGCGAACCCTGGACGTAGCTGGCGGTCAGGACCGTGAAGACGTATGCCTGCAGGCAGATCACCAGGAACTCGAGGAAGGTCACCGCGATGGTCATCACCCAGGACAGCAGCGAGACCGGCGCGAGCCAGATGTTCGCGTTGAGCATCGCGAAGCCGCCGAGCGTGAAGACCAGCAGGAGCATGTGACCGGCGAACATGTTCGCGAAGAGACGGACGGCCAGCGAGAACGGCCGGACGATGAAGGTCGAGAAGAGCTCGATCGGGACCAGCAGCGGCAGGATGTACCACGGTGCCGGCGGCATCAGGGCGTTCTTGAAGAACTTGCCGGCGCCGTGGTGCCGGATACCCACCCAGATGAACAGCACGTAGCTGATCACCGCGAGGATCGCCGGGAAGGCGATGTGCGAGTTCGGCGAGATCTGCAGGCCGGGCACGATCGCGAAGAAGTTGGTCAGCAGGACGAAGCAGAAGAGCGTGGTGAAGTACGGCGCGAACCGCACCCCCGCGTGCCCGATCATGTCGACCGCGATGTTGTTCCGGACGAAGCCGTAGATCGACTCGGCGAGCCACTGCTTCTTCGTCGGGACCAGCTGCGGCTTCCGGTAGCTCGCCAGGAAGAAGATGATCAAGATGCCGACGGCCAGCCACACCATGGCCGTGATCTTGGTGAACCAGTAGGAGTCGTGCGCCCCCCAGGGCACGATGCTGGGCAGGTAGAAATCCTCCACGCTGGGTGGGAATGCTGCCTCGCCCTGTGCCAGGACGTTCGCCTGTCCGAACACCGCGTCCCTTCCTAAGTAGGCGTGCCGAGCTTGCGGATGACCAGGATGACTCCCCCGGCCATGCCGAGCACGATGCCGATGCCGGTGGCGATGCCGCCGGTGTCGAGCCACCTGTCGACCAGCCAGCCGATGAATCCCCACACGAGCATGCCCGCGATCAGGTAGCTGAGCGCGGTCCAACCCTGGCCGGCGCCGGGCGGAACATCGTCCGGGGCACCGTCGGGTCGGGGGGTTTGGTCACCAGCCATGACGGGCGAACGATATCAGTCGGGAAGACGAGGCTGTGCCTCACCCCCCGCACAACCTCGGTCGTGTGGGCAGCGGGCGGGCATCTCGTCTAGCGGCACGCTACTCCCCTTCCGCCACTGAGCAAATGACCGGTACCGGACACATTCCGGGAGTGGCGCGACGAGCACCGCAACGGCCCGCCCCGGCGTGTCGCGGCGGACCGGCGTGCCGGCGGTACCGAACCGCCCGGCGCGCCACGCAGTCAGCGGGCGCGGCGGGCGGGTCAGCGGGAGCGCGGCGGGCGGGTCGCGGGGGGTCAGCGTCCGCGCGACGGGTCAGCGGGGCCGGTGGCGGTTCAGTCGGCGCGGCGGGCGTGCACAACGGTGAGCCACCAGATGTGCACGCCGGTCCAGACCACCACACCGACGGCGATGCCCACGCAGAGCGGGAGCAGACCGGCCCAGCCGCTCGCCGCGACCGCCATCATCACCCCACCCAACAGGGTGAACTTGGCCGCGTACAGGCCCAGCCCGAACGGGAGCACCAACTGGGGGTTCACCGAGTCGGCCCAGGCCAGCACCACGGTGGTCAGCGTGTAGCTCAACGCCGTCACGGCCACCCCGAGCGCCGCGCCCAGCGCCGCCGTCGGGCCGTCCAGCAGCGCGCCCACCCCGGCCGCGGCCAGCGCCGACACCGCCGTGGCGGCCAGCAGCACCGGCAGGTGCCGCAACCGCCAGTTCCCGGTACGCGCCGTC
Proteins encoded in this region:
- a CDS encoding F0F1 ATP synthase subunit B; translation: MYHLLAAEGGESTHNPIVPLWQELVVGTVAFAVLCFVLMKFVFPRMEQTFQARVDAIEGGIKRAEAAQAEANQLLEQYRAQLAEARTDAAKIRDDARADAEGIRQDILAKAREESDRIIAAGKEQLAAERATIVRELRTEVGTIAVDLASKIVGESLADEARRKGTVDRFLNDLESTGAR
- a CDS encoding AtpZ/AtpI family protein produces the protein MAGDQTPRPDGAPDDVPPGAGQGWTALSYLIAGMLVWGFIGWLVDRWLDTGGIATGIGIVLGMAGGVILVIRKLGTPT
- a CDS encoding ATP synthase F0 subunit C, giving the protein MYLAEVVGSTAAIGYGLAAIGPGIGVGLVFAAYIQSTARQPESSRMTLPYVWIGFAVIEALALLGIAFGFIWAGQL
- the atpB gene encoding F0F1 ATP synthase subunit A, producing the protein MFGQANVLAQGEAAFPPSVEDFYLPSIVPWGAHDSYWFTKITAMVWLAVGILIIFFLASYRKPQLVPTKKQWLAESIYGFVRNNIAVDMIGHAGVRFAPYFTTLFCFVLLTNFFAIVPGLQISPNSHIAFPAILAVISYVLFIWVGIRHHGAGKFFKNALMPPAPWYILPLLVPIELFSTFIVRPFSLAVRLFANMFAGHMLLLVFTLGGFAMLNANIWLAPVSLLSWVMTIAVTFLEFLVICLQAYVFTVLTASYVQGSLADEH